One region of Sphingomonas bisphenolicum genomic DNA includes:
- a CDS encoding acyl-CoA dehydrogenase family protein, with amino-acid sequence MRSETVETRPAHKRPAAFVADPLEIAASLRPLLEDHAAACERERRIVPAVMEALRASGLFHITAPERAGGPGHRLTTHIETVAELAKGCVGTAWAYGLLSGITGTAFALPPAMTERLFQTGEELFCSASAPSGKAVAVSGGYRVSGRWGYGSGCLHADWALNGAMIETDRGVEPALAFLDLRDPACSIEDNWHVAGMAGSGSNMIVAQDLFVPDDLILWSSRTPPAEAILAMEGLEPRDRWPMEPLFPLGVLAPMLGAATALLEGVAQAMPRRQVVGWTYAGQSGSEALVGMTGRAAMEIDSAWLHVRRAAGMLDETAQCRVLTGFDKAQIQADCGYAMELLRAAGNRLMDVAGPGAFALSSPLQRIWRDLSVGTRHNALNGQLSLELYGRAITGRPSNIALLPDITPAPNWAEPK; translated from the coding sequence ATGCGATCTGAAACGGTAGAAACGCGCCCGGCGCACAAGCGGCCCGCGGCCTTCGTGGCCGATCCCTTAGAGATCGCTGCATCGCTGCGGCCGTTGCTGGAGGACCACGCCGCCGCCTGCGAACGCGAGCGGCGGATCGTTCCGGCGGTGATGGAGGCGTTGCGTGCGTCCGGCCTGTTCCATATCACGGCACCCGAACGCGCCGGTGGGCCGGGCCACAGGCTGACCACCCATATCGAGACCGTCGCTGAGCTGGCCAAGGGCTGCGTCGGCACCGCCTGGGCCTATGGTCTGCTGTCAGGAATTACCGGAACGGCGTTCGCGTTGCCGCCGGCTATGACGGAGCGGCTGTTCCAGACCGGCGAGGAATTGTTTTGCAGCGCCTCCGCGCCTTCGGGCAAAGCGGTTGCGGTGTCGGGCGGCTATCGCGTGTCGGGGCGCTGGGGCTATGGATCGGGGTGCCTGCACGCCGATTGGGCGCTGAACGGCGCCATGATCGAAACGGACCGGGGCGTTGAACCCGCTCTGGCATTTCTGGACCTGCGCGATCCGGCCTGTTCGATCGAGGATAATTGGCATGTTGCGGGCATGGCCGGTTCCGGCAGCAACATGATCGTCGCGCAGGATCTGTTCGTGCCGGACGACCTGATCCTCTGGTCGTCGCGCACGCCGCCTGCCGAGGCTATCCTGGCGATGGAGGGGCTGGAGCCGCGCGACCGCTGGCCGATGGAGCCTCTATTCCCCCTGGGTGTGCTCGCGCCGATGCTCGGCGCGGCGACGGCGCTGCTCGAAGGCGTGGCGCAGGCGATGCCCAGGCGGCAGGTGGTGGGCTGGACCTATGCGGGGCAGAGCGGTTCGGAGGCGTTGGTCGGCATGACCGGCCGCGCGGCGATGGAGATTGATTCGGCCTGGCTGCATGTGCGCCGTGCCGCCGGGATGCTGGACGAAACCGCGCAATGCCGCGTATTAACAGGCTTTGACAAGGCGCAGATCCAGGCCGATTGCGGCTATGCGATGGAATTGCTGCGCGCGGCGGGCAACCGGTTGATGGATGTCGCCGGGCCGGGCGCCTTCGCCCTTTCCAGCCCCTTGCAGCGGATCTGGCGCGACCTGAGCGTCGGCACCCGCCACAATGCGCTGAACGGGCAACTCTCGCTGGAGCTTTATGGCCGGGCGATCACCGGCCGGCCGTCCAATATCGCCCTGCTGCCCGACATCACGCCAGCACCGAACTGGGCGGAACCGAAATGA
- a CDS encoding TetR/AcrR family transcriptional regulator, translated as MFDAAPAHPAVDPRTAAAAIRRARMRERLLDAVLDLYQPGQGSGSLVIDDVIRVADVSRGSFYKYFDSLDAAVNELGERMTADLIADFRRLFDDVADPLVRAVGGAAMAMARAWHDPRWGGFTCRVDYVDYFARASMFDLLVRDALEAARDGGQMTFRSLDVAVDLIVGMTIEARRRLMLRSVEPRTYIDEMIERTFAGLGADPAAIEAAGAQTWDMMIRAAPGLGWWRNGEGFGLQSDPD; from the coding sequence ATGTTCGACGCCGCACCTGCTCATCCCGCTGTCGATCCGCGCACGGCGGCGGCGGCGATCAGGCGCGCCCGGATGCGCGAGCGCCTGCTGGACGCCGTGCTCGACCTGTATCAGCCAGGGCAGGGCAGCGGCAGTCTGGTGATCGACGATGTGATCCGCGTGGCGGACGTATCGCGCGGCAGCTTCTACAAATATTTCGACTCCCTCGACGCTGCGGTGAATGAACTGGGCGAGCGGATGACGGCGGACCTGATCGCCGATTTCCGCAGGCTGTTCGACGATGTGGCGGACCCGCTGGTCCGGGCGGTCGGCGGCGCGGCGATGGCGATGGCGCGGGCCTGGCATGATCCGCGCTGGGGCGGTTTTACCTGCCGTGTCGACTATGTCGATTATTTCGCGCGAGCGAGCATGTTCGACCTGTTGGTGCGCGACGCGCTGGAGGCCGCGCGGGACGGCGGGCAGATGACATTCCGGTCGCTCGACGTGGCGGTGGACCTGATCGTCGGCATGACGATCGAGGCGCGGCGGCGCCTGATGCTCCGCTCGGTTGAGCCACGTACCTATATCGACGAGATGATCGAGCGCACCTTCGCCGGTCTGGGTGCGGACCCAGCCGCCATCGAAGCGGCGGGAGCGCAGACATGGGATATGATGATAAGGGCCGCACCCGGCCTTGGCTGGTGGCGGAACGGGGAGGGGTTCGGCTTACAGTCGGACCCGGACTGA
- a CDS encoding GntR family transcriptional regulator yields MQSPATRRQAVAAALRSRIVAGVIPPGTLLRETALAQDLNVSATPVREALGMLAAEGLVEVETHRLKRATPIDLHVTRDLIRVQAELWRLGYNWGMARIGATEIAALERAIARYRAAVESGEYMAAVMAGLDFHTIFIKASESRELLRSTLDRRGLIARFIFLHGIATLRENGLRQHEAILQAFLAGDRDGVLACLDRMAARLIGLCDSQAGSDGNQDQHQKD; encoded by the coding sequence TTGCAATCTCCCGCGACGCGGCGCCAGGCCGTGGCGGCGGCGTTGCGATCAAGGATCGTGGCGGGCGTCATTCCGCCCGGCACGCTGCTGCGGGAAACGGCGCTGGCACAGGATTTGAATGTAAGCGCGACGCCGGTCAGGGAAGCGCTGGGCATGCTGGCCGCCGAAGGGTTGGTCGAAGTCGAAACCCACCGGCTGAAGCGGGCGACGCCGATCGACCTTCATGTGACCCGTGATCTGATCCGCGTGCAGGCCGAACTGTGGCGACTGGGCTACAACTGGGGCATGGCCCGCATCGGCGCGACGGAGATCGCGGCGCTGGAACGGGCGATAGCGCGCTATCGGGCCGCAGTGGAAAGCGGCGAATATATGGCCGCTGTCATGGCCGGCCTCGATTTCCATACGATTTTCATCAAGGCATCCGAGAGCCGCGAACTGTTGCGCTCGACACTTGATCGGCGCGGGCTGATCGCCCGCTTCATTTTCCTGCACGGCATCGCCACCCTCCGCGAAAACGGTCTCCGCCAGCATGAAGCGATATTGCAAGCCTTTCTGGCGGGCGATCGGGACGGCGTACTGGCCTGCCTCGACCGGATGGCGGCGCGCCTGATTGGCCTGTGCGACAGCCAGGCAGGGTCAGACGGCAATCAAGACCAACACCAAAAGGACTGA
- a CDS encoding acyl-CoA dehydrogenase family protein → MDFELPEEYRSFRDMVRRWIDKEVPKEWARALEKDEHNYPFALWDKFTEAGFHGVGIAEEYDGQGGDVVMQMLLARELARSLGGLAWIWGITSFAGSKSIGLYGSAEQKAKYLPLIATGQLKAAIAFTEPGGGTDLLGAMATTADRVDGGWKLNGEKIWSSSAHVADYLLVIARSDRTVEKKHQGLTLFWVPTKTPGVKITPLAKLGMRSMGSCSVHFEDAFVADDHVLGEPDKAWYMLLPTLNNERIMVGAFCLGVIDGVLEDALDYMKQRKAFGGIIGRFQSLQHYVADIATMQKTTELMLHYCADKQSRGETVGVEANMLKLMASENANAAADMGIQILGGMGYSAETDMQRYWRDSRLWRIGPITNEMVRNGIAESLGLPRSF, encoded by the coding sequence ATGGATTTCGAACTGCCCGAAGAATATCGTTCCTTCCGCGACATGGTGCGCCGTTGGATCGACAAGGAAGTGCCCAAGGAATGGGCGCGTGCGCTCGAAAAGGACGAGCATAATTATCCCTTTGCCCTTTGGGACAAGTTCACAGAAGCCGGATTCCACGGCGTGGGCATAGCCGAGGAGTATGACGGGCAGGGCGGCGACGTGGTCATGCAGATGCTGCTGGCGCGGGAACTGGCACGCTCGCTGGGCGGGCTGGCATGGATATGGGGTATCACGAGCTTTGCCGGGTCCAAATCCATCGGGCTTTACGGGTCGGCCGAACAGAAGGCAAAATATCTGCCGCTGATCGCGACGGGCCAGTTGAAGGCCGCGATCGCCTTTACCGAGCCGGGCGGCGGCACGGACTTGCTGGGGGCGATGGCCACCACTGCCGACCGGGTCGATGGCGGGTGGAAACTCAATGGCGAGAAGATCTGGTCCTCCTCCGCCCATGTCGCCGATTATCTGCTGGTGATCGCGCGCAGCGACAGGACCGTCGAGAAGAAGCATCAGGGTCTGACCCTCTTCTGGGTGCCGACGAAGACCCCGGGTGTGAAGATCACACCGCTGGCCAAACTGGGTATGCGGTCGATGGGGAGCTGCTCCGTTCATTTCGAGGATGCGTTCGTTGCGGACGATCATGTTCTGGGTGAGCCCGACAAGGCCTGGTATATGTTGCTGCCTACGCTCAACAATGAGCGCATCATGGTCGGTGCCTTCTGCCTGGGCGTCATCGACGGCGTGCTGGAAGACGCGCTCGACTATATGAAACAGCGCAAGGCCTTTGGCGGGATCATCGGCCGGTTCCAGAGCTTGCAACATTATGTCGCTGACATCGCGACCATGCAGAAGACGACCGAACTGATGCTGCATTACTGCGCCGACAAGCAGAGCCGGGGCGAGACTGTTGGCGTCGAGGCCAATATGCTCAAGCTCATGGCGTCCGAAAACGCCAATGCCGCGGCGGACATGGGTATCCAGATATTGGGCGGCATGGGCTATTCGGCGGAAACCGACATGCAGCGCTACTGGCGCGACAGCCGCCTGTGGCGCATCGGTCCCATCACCAACGAAATGGTGCGCAATGGCATCGCGGAGAGTCTGGGCCTGCCGCGATCCTTCTGA
- a CDS encoding cytochrome P450, which yields MMFPEQPIPDHVAPELVSKDFPFIFGVTTAKDPFDELAMQVHEGPDIIYAAHAYPGGTGAWVPRRMAHLREIYLDTDHFSSTDFSPFSKLVGGNWINSPAELDPPAHGPFRQMVNPAFTPKAMAALEDKIRQYAVEYIDAFALRGECEFMGDFAFEFPIKVFMELMGLPHDRMSEFMAWEMNLLHNHDLSKIAEATRSVLAYLGGEIEDRRAHPRNDLISFGVQGQINGRALTDDELLGFMFNLFIGGLDTVSTNMGLHFRHLGSHAEDQAYLRANPSEIPHAIDELMRAYGAVTTFRTCKKETEVAGIRFMPGDKVAMSTTLAGRDPAEFDAPAEVRLDRRPRHVGFGFGIHTCVGMHLARRELRIAMEEFLARIPDFRIAPGHQVECHLGMIQPVALPLVWTPAS from the coding sequence ATGATGTTTCCGGAGCAGCCGATCCCCGATCATGTGGCGCCCGAGCTGGTGAGCAAGGATTTTCCCTTCATCTTCGGCGTGACGACGGCAAAGGACCCATTCGACGAGCTGGCGATGCAGGTGCATGAGGGACCTGACATCATCTATGCCGCCCATGCCTATCCCGGCGGAACCGGCGCCTGGGTGCCACGGCGCATGGCGCATCTGCGCGAAATCTATCTCGACACCGATCATTTTTCCTCGACCGACTTTTCGCCTTTCTCCAAGCTTGTGGGCGGAAACTGGATCAACTCGCCGGCGGAACTCGATCCGCCGGCCCACGGGCCCTTTCGCCAGATGGTCAATCCGGCCTTCACGCCCAAGGCGATGGCGGCGCTGGAGGACAAGATCCGGCAATATGCGGTGGAATATATCGACGCCTTCGCCCTGCGCGGCGAGTGCGAGTTCATGGGCGATTTCGCCTTTGAATTTCCGATCAAGGTGTTCATGGAACTGATGGGCCTGCCGCATGACCGGATGAGCGAGTTCATGGCATGGGAAATGAACCTGCTCCACAATCACGACCTGTCCAAGATTGCGGAGGCGACCCGCAGCGTGCTCGCCTATCTGGGCGGAGAGATCGAGGACAGACGCGCACATCCGCGCAACGACCTCATCAGTTTCGGCGTGCAGGGGCAAATCAATGGCCGGGCGTTGACCGACGACGAACTGCTGGGCTTCATGTTCAACCTGTTCATTGGCGGGCTGGATACGGTTTCGACCAATATGGGCCTGCACTTCCGCCATCTGGGCAGCCACGCCGAGGATCAGGCCTATCTGCGCGCCAATCCGTCGGAAATCCCGCACGCCATAGATGAGCTGATGCGGGCCTATGGCGCGGTGACCACCTTCAGAACCTGCAAGAAGGAGACGGAAGTGGCCGGCATCCGATTCATGCCCGGCGACAAGGTGGCGATGTCGACCACGCTCGCCGGTCGCGATCCGGCCGAGTTCGACGCGCCTGCGGAGGTTCGGCTCGACCGGCGGCCGCGGCATGTCGGTTTCGGTTTCGGCATCCATACCTGCGTCGGCATGCATCTGGCGCGGCGCGAGCTGCGGATCGCGATGGAGGAATTTCTCGCGCGCATTCCCGACTTCCGCATCGCACCGGGCCATCAGGTGGAATGCCATCTTGGGATGATCCAGCCGGTCGCCCTGCCTCTGGTGTGGACACCCGCAAGCTGA
- a CDS encoding malonic semialdehyde reductase — MPDTTDIAKDAMLDLLFRDARTHNQWSHRPVTDETVRSLYDLAKWGPTTANSNPGRFVFVRSAAAKARLKPHLSAGNVDKVTQAPCTVIIAGDTRFYEFYGKLFPSRDMRGTFEGKDALIADTVARSSTLQGAYLIMAARALGLDCGPMSGFDQGGTDAEFFPNGRWKSNFLCNIGYGDPAGLFPRNPRLDFEEACLDL; from the coding sequence ATGCCCGACACGACCGATATTGCCAAAGACGCCATGCTGGACCTGCTGTTCCGCGACGCCCGAACCCATAACCAATGGAGCCATCGGCCGGTGACGGACGAAACCGTCCGAAGCCTGTACGATCTCGCCAAATGGGGTCCGACGACGGCGAACAGCAATCCGGGCCGCTTCGTCTTCGTCCGTTCCGCCGCCGCCAAGGCGCGCCTCAAACCCCATCTGAGCGCGGGCAATGTAGACAAGGTGACGCAGGCCCCCTGCACCGTGATCATCGCGGGCGACACGCGCTTCTACGAATTTTACGGCAAGCTGTTCCCGTCGCGCGACATGCGCGGCACGTTCGAGGGCAAGGACGCGCTGATCGCGGACACCGTGGCGCGTTCTTCGACACTCCAGGGCGCCTATCTGATCATGGCGGCCCGGGCGCTGGGCCTGGATTGCGGGCCGATGTCGGGCTTCGACCAGGGCGGCACCGATGCGGAATTTTTCCCGAACGGCCGGTGGAAGAGCAATTTCCTGTGTAATATCGGCTATGGCGACCCGGCCGGGCTCTTTCCGCGCAACCCCCGGCTCGATTTCGAAGAGGCCTGTCTCGACCTGTGA
- a CDS encoding gamma carbonic anhydrase family protein gives MGRPAYIDPTVRLFGDVRLGDDCSLWPYAVVRSERAHVSIGRCTSVQDHAMVHIGWDDPTIIGDYCTIGHRAVIHGCTIEPACLIGIGATIMERCVIGRGSIIAGHSFLPPDSVIPPHSLVMGTPGRVVRRIDKLRANIVDALLYRDNGRAYASGDHRIWESADMAKLGEEANDILAREAGGWNERGIGEATTE, from the coding sequence ATGGGAAGGCCCGCCTACATCGACCCCACCGTCCGCCTGTTCGGCGATGTGCGGCTGGGCGATGATTGCAGTCTCTGGCCCTATGCCGTCGTGCGTTCCGAACGAGCGCATGTCTCGATCGGGCGCTGCACCAGCGTGCAGGACCATGCGATGGTCCACATCGGCTGGGATGATCCCACGATCATCGGCGACTATTGCACGATCGGCCACCGCGCAGTGATCCATGGCTGCACCATAGAGCCCGCCTGCCTGATCGGCATCGGCGCAACTATCATGGAGCGCTGCGTCATAGGGCGCGGATCCATCATCGCCGGACATAGTTTCCTGCCGCCCGACAGCGTGATCCCGCCGCATTCGCTTGTCATGGGCACGCCCGGCCGTGTCGTCCGCCGCATCGACAAGCTGCGTGCGAACATAGTCGATGCGCTGCTGTATCGGGATAATGGACGCGCCTACGCCTCCGGCGACCATCGCATATGGGAAAGTGCCGACATGGCGAAGCTGGGCGAAGAGGCCAACGATATCCTTGCACGCGAAGCCGGTGGCTGGAATGAACGGGGTATCGGCGAAGCCACCACAGAATAA
- a CDS encoding quinone oxidoreductase family protein: protein MRAALIDSDGGFALADHPEPATQPGYRVVDVAAAGIGPTDLMRAKGFFGPVDAPYVPGGEGVGRLDDGSRVYFGHSRAPFGAIAERTLVAEEEIWPAPDGLSDDQLIALAISGTGALIPLEEARIAKGESVLILGATGPVGQIGAQVARLLGAGRVVAAARSRDRLEAMQAAGHADAIALLGESDDEATLQAVSQGGYDVVLDIIYGPPAQAAMRATRPGARMMSIGVQAGPTVTLSLRDLVFRSHVGVGTGQRPASERRAAYDRLTHMAMTQGLTVDTCRYAFADAADAWAAQAGSPHGKIVITR, encoded by the coding sequence ATGCGGGCCGCCCTGATCGACAGCGATGGCGGCTTCGCGCTGGCCGATCATCCCGAGCCTGCCACGCAGCCCGGCTATCGCGTCGTTGACGTTGCGGCCGCGGGAATCGGCCCGACGGATCTCATGCGCGCGAAGGGCTTTTTCGGCCCCGTCGATGCGCCTTATGTGCCGGGCGGCGAGGGGGTCGGCCGGCTGGATGACGGCAGCCGCGTCTATTTCGGCCATAGCAGAGCGCCCTTCGGCGCGATCGCGGAACGCACGCTGGTGGCGGAAGAGGAAATCTGGCCTGCCCCCGACGGCCTTTCGGACGACCAGTTGATCGCCCTCGCCATCTCCGGCACCGGCGCGCTGATCCCGCTGGAAGAGGCGCGGATCGCCAAGGGCGAGTCCGTCCTCATTCTCGGCGCGACCGGGCCGGTCGGGCAGATCGGCGCGCAGGTCGCGCGGCTGCTGGGCGCGGGCCGCGTCGTGGCGGCGGCGCGCAGCCGCGACCGGCTGGAGGCGATGCAGGCCGCCGGTCATGCCGATGCGATCGCCCTGCTGGGCGAAAGCGATGACGAGGCGACGCTGCAGGCGGTTTCGCAAGGCGGCTATGATGTCGTTCTGGACATCATCTATGGCCCACCCGCGCAAGCGGCGATGCGCGCTACCCGACCCGGCGCGCGCATGATGAGCATCGGCGTGCAGGCCGGGCCAACGGTCACGCTGTCCCTGCGCGATCTCGTCTTTCGCAGCCATGTCGGCGTCGGCACCGGGCAACGCCCGGCCAGCGAGCGCCGTGCCGCCTATGACCGGCTGACCCACATGGCGATGACGCAGGGTTTGACCGTCGACACATGCCGCTATGCCTTTGCGGATGCCGCCGACGCCTGGGCAGCGCAGGCCGGCAGTCCCCATGGCAAGATCGTCATCACTCGATAA
- a CDS encoding acyl-CoA dehydrogenase family protein, producing MATAPKVDNEIQCGFAEKAVADAMVEKARSFRAFLQGEAPEGEKRRSPTPAVDKMLKEEGFLRMLLPQRLGGMGLSPTDFCRVQMEIAKGDPAISWVIQIINGTSWITSLAPDGVQEAVFGDGPQPVCGAYNPPGKARKVDGGWIINGTWPYMSGSRQSNWAQQGVVLEGYDGPVVPGISMCYLPMNSMTIEDTWFVSGMQGTGSDTAVAKDVFIPEAQMVLMDERAGQIDRTKRHFGAPSDLLPAVPVVRTTGIAQLIGAVEAMLEIVTAEAPKKPVLTTIIGPRIKSGAYMRDLGEAAAMIDTAKLILFDLTAKLDRVGLGEEFTLAEKAKQRAGGAQMIELVHGASESLMFQAGSSGFALDKPINRYWRDISMALRHIQNIPTIGYEIYGRNLAGADPISPPGAY from the coding sequence ATGGCTACTGCCCCCAAGGTGGACAATGAGATCCAGTGCGGCTTCGCCGAAAAGGCCGTCGCCGACGCGATGGTGGAAAAGGCACGCAGTTTCCGCGCGTTCCTGCAGGGCGAAGCGCCCGAGGGCGAAAAACGACGCAGCCCTACGCCCGCCGTCGACAAGATGCTGAAGGAAGAGGGGTTCCTGCGCATGCTGCTGCCGCAACGGCTGGGCGGCATGGGCCTGTCCCCCACGGATTTCTGCCGCGTGCAGATGGAAATCGCCAAGGGCGATCCGGCGATCAGTTGGGTCATCCAGATCATCAACGGCACGAGCTGGATCACCAGCCTTGCACCCGACGGCGTGCAGGAGGCTGTGTTCGGCGACGGTCCCCAGCCGGTCTGTGGCGCCTACAACCCCCCCGGCAAGGCCCGCAAGGTCGATGGCGGCTGGATCATCAATGGAACATGGCCCTATATGTCCGGGTCGCGGCAGTCGAACTGGGCGCAACAGGGCGTGGTGCTGGAGGGCTATGACGGCCCCGTCGTTCCCGGCATCAGCATGTGCTATCTGCCGATGAACAGCATGACCATCGAAGATACCTGGTTCGTTTCCGGCATGCAGGGCACCGGATCCGACACGGCGGTCGCCAAGGATGTCTTCATTCCCGAAGCCCAGATGGTGCTGATGGATGAACGCGCCGGCCAGATCGACCGGACCAAGCGCCATTTCGGCGCCCCTTCCGATCTGTTGCCCGCCGTGCCCGTCGTCCGCACCACAGGCATCGCCCAACTGATCGGCGCGGTCGAGGCCATGCTGGAGATCGTCACCGCCGAAGCCCCCAAGAAGCCGGTGCTGACGACGATTATCGGCCCGCGCATCAAGTCAGGCGCCTATATGCGCGATCTGGGCGAAGCGGCGGCAATGATCGACACCGCCAAGCTGATCCTGTTCGACCTGACTGCCAAGCTGGATCGCGTCGGTCTGGGCGAAGAGTTCACGCTTGCGGAAAAGGCGAAGCAGCGCGCAGGCGGCGCGCAGATGATCGAACTGGTTCATGGCGCCAGCGAGTCGCTTATGTTCCAGGCCGGTTCGTCGGGCTTCGCACTGGACAAGCCGATCAACCGCTACTGGCGCGACATTTCCATGGCGCTGCGGCACATCCAGAATATCCCCACCATTGGCTATGAAATCTATGGCCGCAACCTGGCCGGGGCCGATCCGATCTCGCCGCCGGGTGCCTATTGA
- a CDS encoding TetR/AcrR family transcriptional regulator: protein MKLMPHADWNEIAATDQSGSVQKIMDGTLRAINSIGARRLSMSDISESSGVSRGTLYRYFASKEEVLAAFSEYVCSSFEKGIVESGEGIAEPIERFRAVMRFYGRFTIERSPEGIFEVEPAFHLNFLRSHFGRHKAAVQHALEPVFDHFDNLIGHRINRDAFCDTMVRLQLSTLIIPATAEWLTIWNSAPDRLCDWALQIAGHHSDHKKG, encoded by the coding sequence ATGAAGCTGATGCCGCACGCCGACTGGAACGAAATTGCCGCCACGGATCAGTCGGGCAGCGTCCAGAAGATCATGGACGGCACGTTGCGCGCGATCAATTCCATCGGTGCGCGCCGACTGTCGATGAGCGACATCAGCGAGAGCAGTGGCGTGTCGCGCGGTACGCTCTACCGTTACTTCGCCTCCAAGGAGGAAGTGCTGGCGGCCTTCAGCGAATATGTGTGCAGCAGTTTCGAAAAGGGCATTGTGGAATCGGGCGAAGGCATTGCCGAACCGATCGAGCGCTTCCGCGCGGTGATGCGCTTTTACGGCCGCTTCACGATCGAGCGCTCGCCCGAAGGCATTTTCGAGGTCGAACCCGCCTTCCATCTCAATTTCCTGCGCAGCCATTTCGGCCGGCATAAAGCCGCTGTCCAGCATGCGCTCGAACCCGTGTTCGATCATTTCGATAACCTCATTGGTCATCGAATCAACCGCGATGCGTTTTGCGACACGATGGTTCGCCTGCAACTGAGCACCCTTATCATTCCCGCCACCGCGGAGTGGCTGACGATCTGGAACAGCGCGCCGGATCGTTTGTGCGACTGGGCTTTACAGATCGCCGGACACCATAGCGACCATAAGAAAGGATGA
- a CDS encoding SDR family NAD(P)-dependent oxidoreductase: MTGLVKDKVAIVTGGAKGLGYGISRCLAEAGAHLLITGRDGAAAEAVAADITHSFGVRAVGMSADMGVKTEVEAMIERAVGEFGGLDILVNNASQLSPNVLLEQKTDEMLQRTLEIGTWGSWWAMRAAFPHMKARGGGSIINFYSIDAQTGAWLHADYNMNKGAILGLTRTAAVEWGRFNIRTNAIAPTGMGQVFAELAENVPGFLEMATASNPLKRAGDPEKDIGPVVLFLASEMSRFVNGELINVDGGQHLPGYVSVPHNLAEMEAQT; the protein is encoded by the coding sequence GTGACGGGATTGGTGAAGGACAAGGTCGCAATCGTCACGGGCGGCGCAAAGGGGCTGGGTTACGGTATTTCCCGCTGCCTTGCCGAGGCAGGCGCCCATCTCCTGATTACAGGCCGGGATGGCGCTGCCGCTGAAGCGGTCGCGGCGGACATCACGCACAGCTTCGGCGTCCGCGCCGTCGGCATGTCCGCGGACATGGGCGTCAAGACCGAAGTGGAGGCGATGATCGAGCGCGCCGTCGGCGAATTTGGCGGGCTGGACATATTGGTCAACAATGCCTCTCAGCTTTCGCCCAACGTCCTCCTCGAACAGAAGACGGACGAGATGCTCCAGCGGACGCTCGAGATCGGTACCTGGGGCAGCTGGTGGGCCATGCGCGCCGCCTTCCCGCATATGAAGGCGCGCGGCGGCGGTTCGATCATCAACTTCTATTCGATCGACGCCCAGACCGGCGCCTGGCTCCACGCCGATTATAATATGAACAAGGGCGCAATCCTGGGGCTGACCCGGACCGCGGCGGTCGAATGGGGCCGCTTCAACATCCGCACCAACGCCATCGCACCGACCGGCATGGGACAGGTGTTCGCGGAACTCGCCGAAAACGTTCCCGGCTTTCTCGAAATGGCGACCGCCAGCAATCCGCTCAAGCGCGCGGGCGATCCGGAGAAGGACATTGGCCCCGTCGTCCTGTTCCTGGCGTCGGAGATGTCGCGCTTCGTCAATGGCGAGCTGATCAATGTGGATGGCGGTCAGCATCTGCCGGGCTATGTAAGCGTTCCGCATAATCTGGCAGAAATGGAAGCCCAGACATGA